One region of Baekduia soli genomic DNA includes:
- a CDS encoding acyl-CoA dehydrogenase family protein — translation MTAWPPFTDEHEQLRASIRGFVRSELRPHAAAWERDRGFPDEVFATCARQGLLGLKYPEAYGGRGGDHLHEAVLCEELAACGSGGVAAGIGAHANIATPPIHRFGTEDQKQRFLVPAIAGERIGALAITEPDAGSDVAAVRTHARRVEGGWLVNGSKMFITNGVRAHFWVTAVRTGEQGGHHGLSFLIVERQDGITASKIEKLGWHASDTALMAFEDVFVPEENLLGGENEGFGLIMANFQWERLAMALGAVGAMQVAYDRTVAFAQERRAFGRPLTGHQVLRHKLADVAATLHTARAVTYDALRRFAAGEDAVKEVTIAKLATQRAAFDVTDTCLQLHGGAGYMEEYEIERMARDARLGPIGGGTDEIMREILGKVLGL, via the coding sequence ATGACGGCGTGGCCCCCGTTCACCGACGAGCACGAGCAGCTGCGCGCGTCCATCCGGGGGTTCGTGCGCTCCGAGCTGCGCCCGCACGCGGCGGCGTGGGAGCGCGACCGCGGCTTCCCGGACGAGGTCTTCGCGACCTGCGCGCGCCAGGGGCTGCTCGGCCTGAAGTACCCGGAGGCCTACGGCGGCCGGGGCGGCGACCATCTCCACGAGGCGGTCCTGTGCGAGGAGCTCGCCGCCTGCGGCTCGGGCGGCGTGGCCGCCGGGATCGGGGCCCACGCCAACATCGCCACGCCGCCGATCCACCGCTTCGGCACCGAGGACCAGAAGCAGCGCTTCCTCGTGCCGGCCATCGCCGGCGAGCGGATCGGCGCGCTGGCCATCACCGAGCCCGACGCCGGCTCCGACGTCGCGGCGGTCCGGACCCACGCCCGCCGCGTCGAGGGCGGGTGGCTGGTCAACGGCTCCAAGATGTTCATCACCAACGGCGTGCGCGCGCACTTCTGGGTGACCGCGGTGCGCACGGGCGAGCAGGGCGGCCACCACGGGCTGAGCTTCCTGATCGTCGAGCGCCAGGACGGCATCACGGCGTCGAAGATCGAGAAGCTCGGCTGGCACGCCTCCGACACGGCGCTCATGGCCTTCGAGGACGTCTTCGTGCCCGAGGAGAACCTGCTCGGCGGCGAGAACGAGGGCTTCGGGCTCATCATGGCCAACTTCCAGTGGGAGCGCCTGGCGATGGCCCTGGGCGCCGTCGGGGCCATGCAGGTCGCCTACGACAGGACGGTGGCCTTCGCGCAGGAGCGCCGGGCGTTCGGGCGCCCGCTCACCGGCCACCAGGTCCTGCGCCACAAGCTCGCCGACGTCGCGGCGACACTGCACACCGCGCGGGCGGTGACCTACGACGCGCTGCGGCGCTTCGCCGCCGGCGAGGACGCGGTCAAGGAGGTCACGATCGCCAAGCTGGCCACCCAGCGCGCCGCCTTCGACGTGACCGACACCTGCCTCCAGCTGCACGGCGGCGCCGGCTACATGGAGGAGTACGAGATCGAGCGCATGGCCCGCGACGCCCGGCTCGGGCCGATCGGCGGCGGGACCGACGAGATCATGCGCGAGATCCTCGGCAAGGTCCTCGGCCTGTAG
- a CDS encoding acyl-CoA dehydrogenase family protein, translating into MASTADQVLKPDFGASRKHFIFTDEHEQLRESIRSFAIKELAPHADEWEETTFPDSVFPRMGGLGFLGLDKPEAYGGQGGDYFTALVLAEEIVHARSGGLAMGLAVHTDMAMPPILAFGTEEQKQEWVVPAIRGEKILCLGITEPDAGSDVAGIKTRAARDGDDYVINGSKTYITNGHRADVIVLVTKTDPDAGYDGFTLFLVPMDAPGVIREKRLEKLGMHASDTALLAFQDVRVPATAVLGQVGKGFYHIMWELQGERLIGAAGCVAGAQHCFDQTLQYAKERTAFGRQIGKFQVMRHKFAEMATKIETARQLVYTTAWRHHNGDYPVREISMAKLHAARVAVEVADECIQIHGGAGYMKEYGVERVWRDMRLNRIGAGTDEIMLDVIGRSYGL; encoded by the coding sequence ATGGCCTCCACCGCAGACCAGGTGCTCAAGCCCGACTTCGGCGCATCCCGCAAGCACTTCATCTTCACCGACGAGCACGAGCAGCTGCGCGAGTCCATCCGCAGCTTCGCGATCAAGGAGCTCGCCCCCCACGCCGACGAATGGGAGGAGACGACGTTCCCCGACTCGGTCTTCCCGCGGATGGGCGGCCTGGGCTTCCTCGGCCTCGACAAGCCCGAGGCCTACGGCGGCCAGGGCGGCGACTACTTCACGGCCCTCGTGCTGGCCGAGGAGATCGTGCACGCCCGCTCCGGCGGCCTGGCCATGGGCCTGGCCGTCCACACCGACATGGCGATGCCGCCCATCCTGGCCTTCGGCACCGAGGAGCAGAAGCAGGAGTGGGTCGTGCCCGCCATCAGGGGCGAGAAGATCCTGTGCCTGGGCATCACCGAGCCCGACGCGGGCTCCGACGTGGCCGGCATCAAGACCCGAGCGGCCCGCGACGGCGACGACTACGTCATCAACGGCTCCAAGACCTACATCACCAACGGCCACCGCGCCGACGTGATCGTCCTGGTCACCAAGACCGACCCCGACGCCGGCTACGACGGCTTCACGCTGTTCCTCGTGCCGATGGACGCGCCCGGCGTCATCCGCGAGAAGCGCCTGGAGAAGCTCGGCATGCACGCGTCGGACACCGCGCTGCTGGCCTTCCAGGACGTGCGCGTCCCGGCCACCGCGGTCCTCGGCCAGGTCGGCAAGGGCTTCTACCACATCATGTGGGAGCTCCAGGGTGAGCGCCTCATCGGCGCCGCGGGCTGCGTGGCCGGCGCCCAGCACTGCTTCGACCAGACGCTGCAGTACGCCAAGGAGCGCACGGCGTTCGGCCGCCAGATCGGCAAGTTCCAGGTCATGCGCCACAAGTTCGCCGAGATGGCCACCAAGATCGAGACGGCCCGCCAGCTCGTGTACACCACGGCGTGGCGCCACCACAACGGCGACTACCCCGTGCGCGAGATCTCCATGGCCAAGCTGCACGCCGCCCGCGTCGCGGTCGAGGTCGCCGACGAGTGCATCCAGATCCATGGCGGCGCCGGCTACATGAAGGAGTACGGCGTCGAGCGCGTGTGGCGCGACATGCGGCTCAACCGCATCGGCGCCGGCACCGACGAGATCATGCTGGACGTCATCGGACGCTCGTATGGCCTCTAG
- a CDS encoding helicase HerA-like domain-containing protein has protein sequence MSEFTETIAKAYAVDGPAVALGCGVHDGAVDQGAIVQAPLSMINRHGLIAGATGTGKTKTAQGLAEQLSAAGVPVVIADVKGDVSGLAAAGDPAGGASKRAAELGMPFAPTAFPVEYLSVGGIGPGVPIRATISDFGPQLLAKVLGANETQEQSLQLVFHYADGKGLPLLDLSDLRAMLTYLSSDEGKPELEGIGGLSTATVGVLLRALIGLEDGGGTEFFGEPQLDVTDLLRTAPDGRGVISVVELPAVQERPALWSTALMWLVAELFETLPEAGDLPKPKLVVFLDEAHLLFHDASDAFVSSIEQTVRLIRSKGVGVFFITQTPKDLPSSVLAQLGNRVQHALRAFTPEDAKALKATVSTFPKSDLYDLEELLPTLGIGEAVVTILDDNGVPTPVVHAKLPAPQSRMGPADDVDATAKASPLFAKYGTRVDSQSAREILAARMQANADAAAEAKTAGPAPAAPAPRAPKAPKAPPAPRHESPTEAIGDFLNSRQGKALQRQVVRGVFGLLRKKL, from the coding sequence GTGAGCGAGTTCACCGAGACGATCGCCAAGGCCTACGCCGTGGACGGGCCGGCCGTCGCGCTCGGCTGCGGGGTGCACGACGGCGCCGTCGACCAGGGCGCGATCGTGCAGGCGCCCCTGTCGATGATCAACCGCCACGGCCTCATCGCGGGGGCCACGGGCACGGGCAAGACGAAGACCGCCCAGGGCCTGGCCGAGCAGCTCTCGGCCGCCGGCGTGCCGGTCGTCATCGCCGACGTCAAGGGCGACGTCAGCGGCCTCGCGGCCGCGGGCGACCCCGCGGGCGGCGCCTCCAAGCGCGCCGCCGAGCTGGGGATGCCCTTCGCGCCGACGGCCTTTCCGGTGGAGTACCTGTCGGTCGGCGGGATCGGGCCAGGCGTGCCCATCCGCGCGACGATCTCGGATTTCGGGCCCCAGCTGCTGGCCAAGGTGCTCGGGGCCAACGAGACGCAGGAGCAGAGCCTGCAGCTCGTCTTCCACTACGCCGACGGCAAGGGCCTGCCGCTGCTGGACCTCTCGGACCTGCGCGCCATGCTCACCTACCTGAGCTCCGACGAGGGCAAGCCCGAGCTCGAGGGCATCGGGGGCCTGAGCACCGCCACCGTCGGGGTGCTGCTGCGCGCGCTCATCGGCCTGGAGGACGGCGGCGGCACCGAGTTCTTCGGCGAGCCCCAGCTCGACGTCACCGACCTGCTGCGCACCGCGCCCGACGGCCGCGGCGTCATCTCGGTCGTCGAGCTGCCGGCCGTCCAGGAGCGCCCGGCGCTCTGGTCGACGGCGCTCATGTGGCTCGTCGCCGAGCTCTTCGAGACCCTGCCCGAGGCCGGCGACCTGCCCAAGCCCAAGCTCGTCGTCTTCCTCGATGAGGCCCACCTGCTGTTCCACGACGCCAGCGACGCGTTCGTCTCCTCCATCGAGCAGACCGTGCGCCTCATCCGCTCCAAGGGCGTCGGCGTGTTCTTCATCACCCAGACGCCGAAGGACCTGCCGTCGTCGGTGCTCGCCCAGCTCGGCAACCGCGTGCAGCACGCGCTGCGCGCGTTCACGCCCGAGGACGCCAAGGCGCTGAAGGCCACCGTCTCGACGTTCCCCAAGAGCGACCTGTACGACCTGGAGGAGCTGCTGCCGACGCTGGGCATCGGCGAGGCCGTCGTGACGATCCTCGACGACAACGGCGTGCCGACGCCCGTCGTGCACGCCAAGCTGCCGGCCCCGCAGTCGCGCATGGGCCCTGCCGACGACGTCGACGCCACCGCGAAGGCCTCCCCGCTGTTCGCGAAGTACGGCACCCGCGTCGACAGCCAGTCCGCGCGCGAGATCCTCGCCGCGCGCATGCAGGCCAACGCCGACGCGGCCGCCGAGGCCAAGACCGCCGGGCCTGCGCCGGCCGCGCCCGCGCCCAGGGCGCCGAAGGCCCCCAAGGCCCCCCCGGCGCCCAGGCACGAGTCGCCGACCGAGGCGATCGGCGACTTCCTGAACTCGCGGCAGGGCAAGGCCCTGCAGCGGCAGGTCGTGCGCGGGGTGTTCGGGCTCCTGCGCAAGAAGCTGTAG